The following nucleotide sequence is from Verrucomicrobiota bacterium.
CCCGGTACGCTGCTGGAGAACCCGTGGTACCTCCGGCCACCGAACGAGTGGTGAGATGCCTACCGCTGACCTCGGGGATGCTGCAGCCGGGGTGCCATGTATCGAGTGGCCTGTTGGAGCCACGCCTGGAGGCCCGAGAACGGCCATACGGGACGCGGCCTATCCCGCCCATCTGTACCCCCTTGGGCGTGCGTGCACCGAGGAGCGGCAGGAGACTTGGGCACGACTGCTCAACGCGTAGTTGCGCCGGGGGCACGGGCGCGGTATGTTGGGCGGACGTTGGCGCAATGGCCGGAGGGTGTTGTGGCGGAACCGAGTGGGCGGAGTCAGTTCGAGCCGCAGGGCGTGGGGACCGTGCGCGGCAATGCGCAGCTCTTCATGCGGGCGACGCTGCTGGTGGCGGCGGCGCTCGTCGTGGCGTTCCTGATGCAGGTGCTCGTTGACGCGCTGTCGCCCGAGCGGTCGCTGGGCGAGGTGCTGCGGCGGCCATGGACGACGTCGCCCGAGGAACTGCACGGGGCGCTGGGCAACATCTCGCGCACGTTCAATCAGCTCCTTGCGGTCGTGATCACGGCGCTGGCGATCGCCGTGCCGCTGACGGCCAGCATGTACACGCCGAAGCTGCTCGAGATCTTCCTGGGCGACCGCCTCAACCGCATCGTGCTCGGGCTGATCCTGTTCTCGACCGTGAACACGCTGTGGGTGAGCGCGCGGGTCTCGGCCGGCCACGTGCCGCGGTTCGGCCTCGTCCTGACGTTCGTGCTGCTGCTCGCGTGCTTCGCGGTACTGCTGCCGTACTTTTTCTACGTGTTCCGGTTTCTTCATCCGTCGCACATCCTCGAGCGGCTCCAGCAAAGCGCCGTGAGCCTGGTGCAGCGCCTGCCCGAGCTCAAGAACCGCCGGAGCCTCGGCGCGCTCCAGACTGACCTGCGCGAGCGCATCGAGCACATCACGAGCCTCGGCATGCGGTCTCTCGACCGCGAGGACCGCGATGTGGCGCAGGGCGCGCTGCGGTCGATCCAGAGGGTGGCGATCTCGTATCCGGGCGTCAAGGGGGCGCTGCCCGAGGCCTGGTTCCAGCCGACGTTCCGCGACGCGATGCGCATGTCGAACGAGGCGATGGAGGCGCTCGAGGCGAGCCGGACGTGGGTCGAGATGGAATGCCTGCGCCAAGTCGAGCTGGTGTT
It contains:
- a CDS encoding DUF2254 domain-containing protein; translated protein: MAEPSGRSQFEPQGVGTVRGNAQLFMRATLLVAAALVVAFLMQVLVDALSPERSLGEVLRRPWTTSPEELHGALGNISRTFNQLLAVVITALAIAVPLTASMYTPKLLEIFLGDRLNRIVLGLILFSTVNTLWVSARVSAGHVPRFGLVLTFVLLLACFAVLLPYFFYVFRFLHPSHILERLQQSAVSLVQRLPELKNRRSLGALQTDLRERIEHITSLGMRSLDREDRDVAQGALRSIQRVAISYPGVKGALPEAWFQPTFRDAMRMSNEAMEALEASRTWVEMECLRQVELVFLASLAKAPDLVGTACQVLRVVGLRGAHENDLPVLGLATDLFHSFVRAAVNRRDVRSAYHVLYQYRLLAEELLKRTPGVVGDMGKRLAYYADAAVQTGLNFVAETIAYDLGVVTHQAREQGSEAFQALLAAFTALPRQTATKRPVRGVLKASVILAARLELAGETDSARPLLEPVRTLDEDVRREVFADLLDNPPERFWEVTDRLINFDYTPPDVREAILSIKNRL